The genomic DNA AGTCTCGCGCCAAGTAATTCACGGCGTTGCCTTTTGGCAAGATCATTCCAGACGACGACGTTGATCATGCCGGTTTCGTCTTCCAGTGTCAGAAAAATCACGCCGCTTGCGGTGCCGGGGCGCTGGCGATTAATTACGAGCCCGGCGGCTTTGACGTGCCGCCCATCGTTTAACCCGGCCAATTGTGCAGCGGGCACGGCGCGCCAGCGCACGAGCCGGCTGCGCAGCAGGCATAAAGGATGACGGCCTAGCGTGAAGCCCAGCGACCGATAATCGGCAACCAGATCTTCGCCTTCGCTCGGCGCCGGCAGAGCAAGCTCGCTTTCCTCGATTTTTGCGCCATGCAATACCGGTGGCGGCGTCTCGATCCCCTGCACCTGCCAATACGCTTGCCGGCGATGCGCCGCGAAAGACTGCAAGGCAGAGCCGGCAGCCAGGCATTTTAACTCGCGGTTTCCAAGCGCCGCGCGTTCGGCGAGTTGCTGTATCGAAGCGCTGGGCCCGTCTTTTCTCGCCGCGACGATGCGCTCAACCGCTGCTTGCGGCATACCTTTGATCTGGCGCAAGCCAAGCCGCAAGGCGGGCTCGCCATCGTCGCGGCGTTCGAGACTGCAATCCCAATCGCTGACGGTCGCGTCGACCGGCCGCACCTCGACGCCATGCTTGCGCGCATCCTGAATCAGTTGCGCCGGCGCATAAAAACCCATCGGCTGGCTGTTCAACAATGCGCACGTGAACGCCGCCGGCTCATGGCATTTGAGCCAGGCCGACGCATAAGCGAGCAGAGCGAAGCTCGCGGCGTGCGATTCCGGAAAGCCGTATTCGCCGAAGCCTTCGATCTGCTTGAACAAGCGCTCCGCGTAATCTTCGCTATACCCGTTTTTCAGCATCCCCGAAACCAGCCGCTCACGGAATTGCTGGATGCGATCGGAACGCCGCCAGGCCGCCATCGAACGCCGCAATTGATCGGCTTCGCCCGCGCTGAAACCACCGGCAACCATAGCCAACTGCATCACCTGTTCCTGGAAAATCGGCACGCCCA from Burkholderiales bacterium includes the following:
- a CDS encoding error-prone DNA polymerase; translated protein: VMQYIYGKYGRERAALTATVITYRPKSALRDVGKALGMDLAQVDRLAGSLAWWDNRDALAQRLRETGFDPENPVVMRVLAITKQVLGFPRHLSQHTGGFVISRDRLSRLVGIENAAMEQRTVIQWEKNDLESLKLMKVDCLALGMLSAIRRALDLVSDYRGKKLSLYDLPEGDKQVYRMVQKADTIGVFQIESRAQMSMLPRLKPKNFYDLVVQISIVRPGPIVGGMVHPYLRRREHPEEVDYPSPQIKAVLERTLGVPIFQEQVMQLAMVAGGFSAGEADQLRRSMAAWRRSDRIQQFRERLVSGMLKNGYSEDYAERLFKQIEGFGEYGFPESHAASFALLAYASAWLKCHEPAAFTCALLNSQPMGFYAPAQLIQDARKHGVEVRPVDATVSDWDCSLERRDDGEPALRLGLRQIKGMPQAAVERIVAARKDGPSASIQQLAERAALGNRELKCLAAGSALQSFAAHRRQAYWQVQGIETPPPVLHGAKIEESELALPAPSEGEDLVADYRSLGFTLGRHPLCLLRSRLVRWRAVPAAQLAGLNDGRHVKAAGLVINRQRPGTASGVIFLTLEDETGMINVVVWNDLAKRQRRELLGARLLGVSGVLERQGGVLHLIARRLTDHTPLLGRLITHSRDFH